Within Rhodothermales bacterium, the genomic segment CCTATTTTCGAGGCTCGAGTGGCACAAAATAGCTGTTCCAGGCGCTTTCTGCCCGACCGTGCCACACGGAAAACTCACCCATCGCCCTCGCGTTCCCGCATACAGCATGGGTTTTTTTACCGTTTTGAAGGAATTCACACAGTAAAGGCCCTCAATTGAGCCGGAAATAGGGCTCCCGGCGAGCCCGAATCCTCCCATCGCCGGCCCCTTGAACAGCCGCGGATCAGCCGCGCCCTCAGGCGCCAACGATTGGGATCTACTTATCCACATGGGTTGCCCGGAGCCGGCATTTTCCGTTCCTTTCAGCTGCCGTGCCGGCGTCGTGTCTCAGCCGCTCCAGCCGCCTACGGCGCGAATCTTCAGGGCGATTTCCTCCTGGCCTTTTACCCGCTCCACCGTCGCCGATCCGGGATGCATACGTGTGATTTTAGCCACCTTCACTGCCACACCCAGTACTCCTTGCTGGACGGTGCGGCGCAGATCAAGACGATGGTCGCCCGCGCGGCCGAGTTCGGCCAGACGGCCCTCGCCATCACGGACCACGGCAACCTGTACGGCGTCCCCGAATTCTTCACGGCCGCGAAGAAGGCCGGCGTCCAACCCATCCTCGGGTGCGAATTCTACATCGCCCCGAACGGCATGCAGGACCGATCGGACAAGACGCGTTACCATCAGGTCCTCCTCGCACGCAACGCCGAGGGCTACCAGAACCTGATCAAACTCTCCTCCCTCTCCTATTCGGAGGGGTATTATTACAAGCCGCGGATCGATCTCGACACGCTGAAGCGGCTCTCGGGCGGGCTCGTCGCCACCACCTGTTGCCTCCAGGGCGAGGTGTTGCAGACGATCTTGAATCGGGGCGAAGAGGCCGGCCGGCTCGTCTTCCAGCGGTACCTGGACATCTTCGGCGAGCACTACTATATCGCGATCCAGGACCACGGCATCCCGGACCAGCACCGATGCAACGAGGTGCTGCTCCGCTGGGCCGAGCATTACAACGTCAAGATCGTCGCCACAAACGACGTCCATTATGTCGAGCAAGTGGACGCCGAGGCGCAGGACGTGCTCCTCTGCCTGCAAACCGGCAAGGACCTCAATGACCCGAACCGGATGCGGTTCGAGAACAACCAGTTCTACCTCAAGAGCACCGAGGACATGCTGGGGTCGCTCAAGGGACTGACGCCGATCCAGCGCGAAAACGCACTCAACAACACCCGCCTGATCGTCGATTCTTGCTCGTTCGACCTGCCGATGGGTAACCTGCTCATGCCGCACTACCCGATTCCGGAGGCGTTCGGCAACGACATGGACGCCTACCTGAAGCATCTCACGTTCGAACGGGCGACGCAGCGGTACCAGCCCCTCAGCCAGGACATCGTCGACCGGCTCACCTTCGAATTGGGCGTCATCAAGACGATGGGGTACGCCGGCTACTTCCTCATCGTGCAGGACTTCACGACCGCCGCACGCACGCTGGGCGTAAGCGTCGGCCCGGGGCGCGGGTCGGCCGCCGGCAGCGCCGTCGCCTACTGCCTCGGCATCACCAACATCGACCCCCTCGCGTACGACCTCCTGTTCGAGCGATTCCTCAACCCGGAGCGCGTCTCGATGCCGGACATCGATATCGACTTCGACGACCGTGGGCGCGGGCTGGTGATCGACTACGTCGTCCAGAAATACGGCCGCGAAAACGTCTGCCAGATCATCACCTTCGGGACGATGGGCGCCCGATCCGTCATTCGCGACGTCTCCCGCGTGCTGGGCATTCCTCTTGCCGAGGCGGATCGTATCGCGAAGATGATCCCGGAAGGACCCAAAGTCGATCTCGAATACGCACTGTCGACCGTCCCGGAATTTAAACAGCTCCTCAAGGATCCGAACCCCCAGATCCGCAACCTGATGCACTACGCATCGGTCCTCGAAGGCTCGGCGCGGCATACCGGCGTGCATGCCGCCGGCGTTATCATCGCACCGGGCAACGTCAGCGATTATGTGCCCGTATCGGTCGCCAAAAGCAAGGGCGACGAAGTCGTCACTACCCAGTACGACGGGAAGTGGATCGAGGCCTTCGGCCTGCTGAAGATGGACTTCCTGGGGCTCAAAACCCTCACCATCATCAACGACGCACTGGCGCTCATCCGGGAAAACCGGGGGGAGACGATCGACATCGACGCCATCCCGCTGGACGACACCGCGACGTACGACCTGTTTAAACGCGGCGACACGGTCGCTATCTTCCAGTTTGAGTCCGAAGGCATGCGTGAGTGGATGCGGAAGCTGAAGCCGACGGGAATCGACGACCTCATCGCCATGAACGCGCTCTATCGGCCGGGCCCGATGGACCTCATCCCGAATTACATCGACCGCAAACACGGCCGCGAGGCGGTGAGTTACCCGCACCCGGTGCTGGAAGAGATCCTCCGCCCCACCTTCGGCATCCCGATCTACCAGGAGCAGGTCATGCAGATGGCGCAGGTAATGGCCGGCTACTCGCTCGGCCAGGCGGACATCCTGCGGCGCGCCATGGGTAAGAAGAAGCAGTCCGAGATGGACACCCAGCGCCAGATCTTCGTCGAGGGATCACAACGGAAGGGGATCGCCGCGGTGACGGCGAATGAGGTCTTCGACATGATGGCCAAATTCGCCGGCTACGGTTTCAACAAGAGCCACTCCGCCGCCTACTCGCTCGTCGCCTACCAGACGGCCTACCTCAAGGCGAACTACGCGCCCGAGTATATGGCTGCCGCGATGACGAACGAAATGGGGGATACGAAGAAGCTGGCGGTGATGCTGGAAGAGGCGCGCCGGCTCAACCTGGACCTCCTGCCGCCCTCCGTCAACCGCAGCCAGGCCCACTTCACGGTCGACACCGGCAAGATCCGGATCGGGATGGGCGCCATCAAGGGAGCCGGCATGGCCGCCATCGAGTCCATCGTCGCCGCCCGCCACCCCGAGAAGCCCTACCGCTCCGTGTTCGAGCTGGTTAAGGACATGGACATGCGGGTGGTCGGGAAAAAGACGCTGGAGTGCCTGGCCGAGGCCGGCGCTCTGGACGACCTCGAGGGGCACCGCGCGCAGCTCGTCGAGGCCATCGGGCCGGCGATGAAATTTGCCCAGCGCGTCCAGGCGGACCTCGCCGCCGGCCAGAACTCGCTCTTCGGCGAAACGACCGGCAGCGCCTTCACGATGGAGCCGAACCTGCCCATCGTGGACGTCTGGCCCCGGTCCCGCCAGCTCAAATCCGAACGCGAACTCATCGGATTCTACGTCTCCGGTCACCCACTTGAGGAGTTTGCCGCCGAAGCCCGCGCGTTTTCCACGGCCCGCCTCGGCGATGTCGAGGCCCTCGAACTCCAGATCGCACGCGCGCAGAGCGCCGGCGATGGCGCCCCCACTTTCGGCGGCGGCGGCGGCGATCCGTACCGGCAACAGGGTCCTGTCCACCGCTTCTGCGGCATCATCACGGACATCCAGCGCCGCATTACCAAAACCGGCAAACCGATCGTCTTCGCCTCGCTGGAAGACTTCACGGGGCAGGGCGAAGTCACCTGTTTCTCGTCGGAATTCGACCGCTTTCAGCAGTACCTCAAGGTGGACGAGATCGTCCTCGTCCGCGGTAACACGGAGGTGCGAGGCGGCAGCGTCAAGGTGAAGGCGCAGGATATCGTGCCCATGTGGAAGGTGCGCGACCAGTACATCCACGGCATCGTCCTCCGTGTCGACGCGACGTCGACCGAGTTGCAAGACATCGAGGCCCTGCGCGACCTCTGCGACGCCAACCGGGGCACCTGCAAACTCTACTTCGACATCTACGCCCCCGAACTCCCCGGCGGCAAACAACGCGTCCACAGCCGCAAATACGTCGTAGAACCCACCCCCGAACTCATGAACGGCCTGAGCCGGCTCTTTGGGAGGGATAATGTGGTATTGGAAAGCGACGCGTTCTAGAAGGCAAAAGGGAAAAGGCAAAAGGGAAAAGGGAAAAGGCAAAAGGGAAAAGGCAAAAGGGGGGAAACGGAATTAATTCGAGGATGGAGCCGCAAATTTTCACTCTTCACTCTTCACTCTTCACTCCTCACTTTTGCCTTTTACCTTTTACCTTTTACCTTCTCCCTTTTGCCTTCTCCCTTTTCCCTTTTCCCTTTTCCCTTTTACCCATGCCGTTTCCGACACTCAAAGATGATGGCCAGACCGTGACGCTCGACCTCCACGGCGCGTCGGTCGATGAGGCCGAGGGGCTGGCGCTGCGGGCGGTGGCCGAGGCGCGCCGGCGCGGGCGCTCCTCCGTCCGACTGATCCACGGCTCGTCAACGACCGGGGGTAGCAGGCGCACCATCAAGGAAACCCTGCACGAACTCCTGCGCGAGGGCCGGCTGGGCGTGTCCTCCGCCAACAGCCACGTCGGGGAGGACACCCTCTTGATCTCACTCGGCCATGCCGGCCGGCACGACCCTCGTATCCTAACCATGACGGACCTCCTCCGCTAACGCTGTGCCTCTTCATCCGCTTCGTTCGTTGGTCCTCGCCGCCTGCGCGGTCGTCCTATTGACCTTCCTTGCCCGCTGCGCCGGCGAACCGATGCCTGAGCCTGCTAATGCCCCGTCTTTTGCCATCGCCCTTTCCTGGGAGGTCCTGCAAAACCCCGTGAACGAGCCCCTCCAGGCGCGCTCGCGTCTGACCCTCGCGAATGTCGGCGAGACTCCGATGCCGGCGGCCGACTGGGCCATCTACTTCAACTTTGGCCGCCTGATCGACAGCGCCGGCGTCGCCGGGCCGCTCGCCGTTTCCCACCTCAATGGCGACTTCTACCGGCTCACACCCCGAGCCGCATTCCAGCCGCTGGCGCCCGGCGACTCGGTGGCCATCGACATTCCTTCCCAGGACTGGCTCATCAAACACACCGACGCCCCGGCCGGCTTCTACCTCGTGGCCGGCGCGGACATCACCCCGATAGCCGACGTCCGGATCGCGCCGTTCATACGGCCCGAGCAGACCACCCGCTTCCCCGGAGACCTGCTCGCCGTGCCGACCGCGGCCTCCCGTTTCGCCGAAAACGCCCTCCTCACGCCACTCCCCCTCCCTACCCTCCCTCCGGTGACACCGACACCGATGCGCTTCGAGCGTACCGGAACGACGCTCACCATCGGCTCCGACACCCGCATCCACCACGCTCTGGGACTCGAGCGAGAGGCGGCCTATCTCGCCGGCGCGCTCGGCGATCTGTTCATAACTCCACCCGCCGTGGCACCGAGCGAGGAGCGCGGACCGGGGATCGTGGCGCTGGTCACGAGTGCGGTGGATGCGCCGGCCAGCGGCGCCCCCGACGAGGCCTACCGCCTCACGATGTCGCCCGAGGGCGGCGTGGTCATCGAGGGCGCCACGCCGGCCGGCGTGTTTTACGGGATCCAGAGCCTGCGCGCCCTGCTGCCGCCCGATGCCTCCGGCGACTCCGTGGCTGTCGATGCGGTGAATCTCCTCGACGCGCCCCGCTTCGGCTTCCGCGGTATGCACGTGGATGTTGCCCGCCACTTCCACGATGCCCGATCGATCGAGCGCCTCCTCGAGGCCATGGCGTTTTACAAACTGAACCGGCTCCACCTCCACCTGTCCGACGACGAAGGATGGCGGCTCGAGATCCCCGGCCTGCCCGAGTTGACCGAGATCGGCGGCCGGCGCGGGCATACGCTCGACGAAAGCGACCGCCTCTACCCGTCCTTCGGCTCCGGCCCGGCGCCCGACGCCTCCGCCGGCAGCGGTTTCTACAGCCGCGCAGCGTTTATCGACCTGCTTCGATTTGCCGCCGCCCGCCACATTGAAGTCATCCCCGAATTCGATTTCCCGGGGCACTCCCGTGCCGCGATCGTCGCCATGGAGGCCCGCCACCGGCGCCTGACCACCGCCGGCGACCCGGACGCCGGCGCTTACCGGCTCCGTCACCCGGACGACCGCTCGACCTATCGCTCCGTCCAGATGTGGGACGACAACGTCGTAGACGTCTGCCTCCCCTCTACCCTCGCGTTCGTGCGACACGTGATCGACGAGACCGTGGCGCTGTACCGCGAGGCCGGCGCGCCGCTAACCACCTTCCACGCCGGCGGCGACGAAGTGCCGGTGGGCGCGTGGGTGGGCTCCCCCGCCTGCCAGAGCCAGCATGCGTCACCCGATCCGGAAGCGTTGAAAGAGGCCTTTTTTGATACCGTCTATGCCATGGTCGCCGCCCATCGCCTGACCATGGGCGGCTGGGAGGAAATCGCGCTGCACCACGGGCCGGCAGGCAAAACCCCGAGCGAGGTCTTGCGGGGAAAACGCGTCCGCCCTAACACCTGGAATACGGTTTGGGGATGGGGGGATGAGGACAACGCCTACCGCCTCGCCAACGCCGGCTACGAGGTTGTGATGAGTAATGCGAGCGATCTGTACTTCGACCTCGCGTACGACAAAGACCCCGAGGAGCCCGGCTACTACTGGGCCGGCTTCGTGGATACCTATCACGCGTTTGCATTCACGCCGCTCGACCTGTTTAAGTCCGCCCGCTTCGACCGGATGGGGGCGCCGCTCAACCCCGTCGCCCTGGCGCGGGGGCGGACGGCGCTGACCGACGAAGGACGTGGACGCATCCTCGGTATCCAGGGGCAATTGTGGGGTGAAAACGCGACGAGCCGCGACGCGCTCGAGTATCTCCTCTTCCCCAAACTCCTCGGACTCGCGGAACGCGCCTGGGCGCGAGCGCCGGCCTGGGAAACGAGCACGCCGTTCGAGGGCGCCACGCACCGCGCCGAGGCCTGGAATGTATTCGCCAACCAGCTCGGACAGCGTGAACTGTCGCGGCTCGACCGCCTCGCCGGCGGGCTCGCTTACCGCATCCCGCCTCCCGGCGTGCTCCTGTTGGACGGCCTCGTCCACGCCAACGCCGCCTTCCCCGGCCTCACCATCCATTATGCATCGGACGGCTCGGAAGCCGGCCCCGACTCTCCGCGGTATGAGGCGCCATTGCCCGTCGGCGGCGCTCATCAGTTCCGTACGGTCGACTCCCGCGGCCGCACCAGCCGGGCGGTATACATCGATCCCTGATCGGCCCGACGCGGTGGGCACGCCATATCGTGTCCCCACGACATCAAATCGGGCACCTCCCGACCGCTCGTTGGGGGGTACCCCGTAACGTAACCTCCTGATTTCAGAGGCACGCACATCCAGGCCTGATCGATGGGCGATCCCGTTCCGGGAGGGCCCATTTTTCCTCCATGGTATTTCATATAAGATACCACGATTCCGTGACCACCCCGTGACAGGTCGCCCCGTCGAATGGTGCTTATTAGGAGCACCCGTTCGCCGCGATACGATGACCTTCCACAGGGCACTTTTCGCGCGCGGCAGGGCCGAGACGTGGAATGAGCGCCACCACCGAGGTTGATTTATCCAGCGCCGCACACTCCTGCTCGCAAGCGTCGGCCAGCGGTTCCCGCGCATAGATCCCGGGGGCGTCCGATGGACGTGCCGACCGGAAAAAATGGGCGCCGTCGTGCGCGTTCGTTTCCAGCATCAAACCGGTTGCGATCGGGCGCGATCAGCCCGGACCGCGATGGTATGACGATGGGAGCCATACGGCCTTTCGAGGTCAAGGACGGCATGCCCCTTGTTTCGCCCGGAACGTGCTGATGGCCTGGGCGCTGCGAGGTACTCCGAGCGCGCCGGCCGGCACCGTCCTCCTGCGTACGTTTTTGATTCCCGCGCGCGGTCCGACTCGCCGCGCCGCACCCTTTTGCTTCGCTGGTCACTATGTCTAAGTCGGTCGTCAATACGGCGCAGACGTCCCTCGGCGCGCGGTACCTGCGGCTTCGCCTCCTCAGTGCGTTTTCGCTGGGGGTATCGCTGTGTACCTTGCTCGTTTTTATCTGGGCTCGCCCGATCGAGGCCCTGTCCCATGAATTACTCGACCAGTTGGCCGCCAACCGCACGGAAGCGCCGGCCGCTCGCGTCGATCCCTCGACGTTGCCCTTTGGCCGGGCCATCGGCGCCTCGTTTTCGTTGACCGACCTCGACAATCACCCGGACCGTGTCCACAGCGCCCTGTTCTCCGCGCCCATCTATACCCTCAGGCAGAATCCGGTGCAGGAAAGCCTCGTCCCTCCATTTCGGGATCTGCTCAATATCTATGTCATGCGCCAGGCGGTCGACGACAACTTTACGATTCGCGTCATCGACACCCGGACGAACAGCCTGCTCGAACGGTTTACCCTGAGCGAGGAACGGGCCGGGATGTTTTTGGGGCCGTATACCGACTGGAAGCGCGTCGACGAATTACGCGCGGCGGAGAGCCGCCGGCTCGTCGCCAAATACCGTAACCGGGGCATCCCCAACGAGGCGATCGTCGTCAAGTGGGGCCGCGTGGATCAAGTGTTTGACGCGCGCCGGCGCGAGGCTTCGTTCATCGAATACGAAATCAAGCTCTCGCGCCTGCTCGGGCTGAGCCTGCTCGCCACCGAAATCGGTACCGTGGAGACGTTTAACAACGATCGCCTCGTGTCGTCGGTCGGCGCGCGCGGGCGGTACCAGATGATGCCGTATCTGCTCCGGAAAAACCAGATCCATAGCTACACGCTGGGAACGACCGGGGGCGTGCCGGTCGAGATCGCGGAGGAATGGCATCCGCTGCTCACGATGGAGCCGGCGTTTGTGCTCGTGAAGGGCTACAGCAACGCCGTAGGGCACGAAATCCCGGGCATCTCCGCCTATCACACGGGGCCGTTTAACATCTTCAAGATCTACGACAAATACCTGAACGATCCCGACACGCGGTTCACGCCGGCCTCCAACGTCGTCGACGCGTACATGTGGGCGCTGACGGACGGGTACGACGCGGTCTCCAAGGACACCGGGTTTCGGACCTACTCGCGGACCTACGTGCCCTCGGTCTACGGCTCGCTCCGCGGCACGGAAGCCTCACCGATCGACACCTCGCTCACGCTGCGTATGGAACGTGTGCAGCTCGCCGATGGATCGAAGATCGCTCTGTCGGATCTGCTCGAGGCCCTCGCCCTGGCCGGCGACTCGCTGGAATGGGGCACCGCGGCGGCGGACGCCTCGGGGTATGCTCGGTTTATGCGATTCAACCCGCACATGGACCTGCCCGAGCCCCGGGACGGGTATCTGGTGCCCGCCGGCGGCGACGTGCAGCTCGCCGCCTGGCACGAAAACGGTCCGGTCCGCTTCTTCCTTCCCCTCGGCGCCGCCCGCCGCCTCGAGGCCTGCGGCCTCGCCTCCTTCGGGGCGGAGCGGATTTTCCGATTCGACCGCACCACGTTCTGGCTCTCCAACCCCCAGGACGTCACCGTGTGGGACGAACAATACGAGGCCCTGGTGGACGATATCGGCCGCTTCGGCTTCAGCAGCGAGAACATGACGCGGCTGGATCTTCTCGCGCAGCGGTTCGAGACGATGGCCGAGGAAAATCCGACGTATTACCGTCAGCTCCAGCATCAGGTGATCACCCTGCACAGGAGCCTGTGGAAGACCGGCTTCTGGCGGGAGTTGTCCGTCAGCGCCGAGATCGCGAGCCGGCGGATCCAGGAAGAGGCCCTGCCCGGGGAGCCGATGGGACTGAGCCCGCGGATGGTCTTCACGGCCGACCAGGCGCAGGCTGTGCCTTGAAAAGGGAGGTCGTAGAGACGCTCCTCTGGAGCGTCTCGCAACGAATGCGGACATTCGTACGCATTCAGGAATGCGGAAACCTCGCTGAGACGCTCCACAGGAGCGTCTCTACAGGGCCGCCACTACGCGGTGGGATCGGCGGAGTCATTCCAGACGTGTACACGTCGCATCATCACATCCTGGTACCCCGAATCCTCTTCGCCAGGGCCCGGAGTCCGAAGGATATAGTGCCCGTCGGCGCGCAGATCCCAGGCGG encodes:
- a CDS encoding Smr/MutS family protein, producing MPFPTLKDDGQTVTLDLHGASVDEAEGLALRAVAEARRRGRSSVRLIHGSSTTGGSRRTIKETLHELLREGRLGVSSANSHVGEDTLLISLGHAGRHDPRILTMTDLLR
- a CDS encoding family 20 glycosylhydrolase; the encoded protein is MPLHPLRSLVLAACAVVLLTFLARCAGEPMPEPANAPSFAIALSWEVLQNPVNEPLQARSRLTLANVGETPMPAADWAIYFNFGRLIDSAGVAGPLAVSHLNGDFYRLTPRAAFQPLAPGDSVAIDIPSQDWLIKHTDAPAGFYLVAGADITPIADVRIAPFIRPEQTTRFPGDLLAVPTAASRFAENALLTPLPLPTLPPVTPTPMRFERTGTTLTIGSDTRIHHALGLEREAAYLAGALGDLFITPPAVAPSEERGPGIVALVTSAVDAPASGAPDEAYRLTMSPEGGVVIEGATPAGVFYGIQSLRALLPPDASGDSVAVDAVNLLDAPRFGFRGMHVDVARHFHDARSIERLLEAMAFYKLNRLHLHLSDDEGWRLEIPGLPELTEIGGRRGHTLDESDRLYPSFGSGPAPDASAGSGFYSRAAFIDLLRFAAARHIEVIPEFDFPGHSRAAIVAMEARHRRLTTAGDPDAGAYRLRHPDDRSTYRSVQMWDDNVVDVCLPSTLAFVRHVIDETVALYREAGAPLTTFHAGGDEVPVGAWVGSPACQSQHASPDPEALKEAFFDTVYAMVAAHRLTMGGWEEIALHHGPAGKTPSEVLRGKRVRPNTWNTVWGWGDEDNAYRLANAGYEVVMSNASDLYFDLAYDKDPEEPGYYWAGFVDTYHAFAFTPLDLFKSARFDRMGAPLNPVALARGRTALTDEGRGRILGIQGQLWGENATSRDALEYLLFPKLLGLAERAWARAPAWETSTPFEGATHRAEAWNVFANQLGQRELSRLDRLAGGLAYRIPPPGVLLLDGLVHANAAFPGLTIHYASDGSEAGPDSPRYEAPLPVGGAHQFRTVDSRGRTSRAVYIDP
- the dnaE gene encoding DNA polymerase III subunit alpha: MHTCDFSHLHCHTQYSLLDGAAQIKTMVARAAEFGQTALAITDHGNLYGVPEFFTAAKKAGVQPILGCEFYIAPNGMQDRSDKTRYHQVLLARNAEGYQNLIKLSSLSYSEGYYYKPRIDLDTLKRLSGGLVATTCCLQGEVLQTILNRGEEAGRLVFQRYLDIFGEHYYIAIQDHGIPDQHRCNEVLLRWAEHYNVKIVATNDVHYVEQVDAEAQDVLLCLQTGKDLNDPNRMRFENNQFYLKSTEDMLGSLKGLTPIQRENALNNTRLIVDSCSFDLPMGNLLMPHYPIPEAFGNDMDAYLKHLTFERATQRYQPLSQDIVDRLTFELGVIKTMGYAGYFLIVQDFTTAARTLGVSVGPGRGSAAGSAVAYCLGITNIDPLAYDLLFERFLNPERVSMPDIDIDFDDRGRGLVIDYVVQKYGRENVCQIITFGTMGARSVIRDVSRVLGIPLAEADRIAKMIPEGPKVDLEYALSTVPEFKQLLKDPNPQIRNLMHYASVLEGSARHTGVHAAGVIIAPGNVSDYVPVSVAKSKGDEVVTTQYDGKWIEAFGLLKMDFLGLKTLTIINDALALIRENRGETIDIDAIPLDDTATYDLFKRGDTVAIFQFESEGMREWMRKLKPTGIDDLIAMNALYRPGPMDLIPNYIDRKHGREAVSYPHPVLEEILRPTFGIPIYQEQVMQMAQVMAGYSLGQADILRRAMGKKKQSEMDTQRQIFVEGSQRKGIAAVTANEVFDMMAKFAGYGFNKSHSAAYSLVAYQTAYLKANYAPEYMAAAMTNEMGDTKKLAVMLEEARRLNLDLLPPSVNRSQAHFTVDTGKIRIGMGAIKGAGMAAIESIVAARHPEKPYRSVFELVKDMDMRVVGKKTLECLAEAGALDDLEGHRAQLVEAIGPAMKFAQRVQADLAAGQNSLFGETTGSAFTMEPNLPIVDVWPRSRQLKSERELIGFYVSGHPLEEFAAEARAFSTARLGDVEALELQIARAQSAGDGAPTFGGGGGDPYRQQGPVHRFCGIITDIQRRITKTGKPIVFASLEDFTGQGEVTCFSSEFDRFQQYLKVDEIVLVRGNTEVRGGSVKVKAQDIVPMWKVRDQYIHGIVLRVDATSTELQDIEALRDLCDANRGTCKLYFDIYAPELPGGKQRVHSRKYVVEPTPELMNGLSRLFGRDNVVLESDAF